A single window of candidate division KSB1 bacterium DNA harbors:
- a CDS encoding TolC family protein — protein sequence MKKRFSALSATFIFLGFITAQAQTLTLAECVRIALENNYSLRSAELQMRNAEQQIVLARSAWLPQIGSSFTFGKWIQGRRNILQDTPVGVDPTTGRYIYEQKSVTISQTERNNYGASIFLNQNIYDFGLTANAIRQAKALRNAYEHALLNTRHMVIANVKDKYFKVLMAMKLYDVYQEAVRHAEENLQYNETMMNVGLKSNAEIYQARVNLGEQKSRLINQKNAVEFAKAELNSAMGRAPDTPIAALEDVLAPVQADFTFEQAVEIALQRNEQLKMLEEQIKAAEYGVRSARAQYAPSIGARVSYNRDNDDITRVYTGKLDEDYTASIGAGINLDVFQGFANKARVEQQKIQKQQALEELKERKRLLVADINEFFLALQAYMDMIKINQENLNAYKENLRLQEEKRRVGAGTELEVMQAQLMVVQAQEALVSAQYNAQIAQAYLAAAIGIIE from the coding sequence ATGAAAAAACGATTTTCAGCACTTAGTGCGACATTCATCTTTTTAGGTTTTATCACGGCACAGGCACAGACTCTGACGCTTGCAGAGTGCGTCCGCATCGCTTTGGAAAACAATTATTCATTGCGTTCGGCCGAGCTGCAGATGCGCAATGCGGAGCAGCAGATCGTCTTGGCGCGTTCGGCGTGGCTGCCTCAGATCGGCTCTTCGTTTACCTTTGGAAAATGGATCCAAGGCAGACGCAACATTCTCCAGGATACGCCTGTAGGTGTCGATCCGACAACCGGTCGCTACATCTATGAACAAAAAAGCGTAACCATCAGCCAGACCGAGAGGAATAATTATGGTGCGTCGATATTCCTAAACCAAAACATCTATGATTTTGGTTTGACGGCCAATGCGATTCGGCAGGCCAAAGCGCTTCGCAATGCTTATGAGCATGCACTCCTTAACACACGTCATATGGTGATCGCCAACGTCAAGGACAAATACTTTAAGGTCCTTATGGCGATGAAGCTTTATGATGTGTATCAGGAGGCGGTCAGGCATGCCGAAGAAAATCTGCAGTACAATGAAACGATGATGAACGTCGGCTTGAAATCCAATGCCGAGATCTATCAGGCCAGGGTCAATTTGGGTGAACAAAAAAGCCGCCTCATCAACCAGAAAAATGCCGTCGAGTTTGCCAAGGCGGAATTGAACAGCGCCATGGGACGCGCGCCGGATACTCCGATTGCTGCGTTGGAGGATGTCTTGGCGCCGGTGCAGGCTGATTTTACTTTTGAACAAGCAGTCGAAATTGCCCTGCAGCGCAACGAGCAGCTCAAGATGTTGGAAGAGCAAATCAAAGCCGCCGAGTACGGCGTCAGGTCCGCCAGGGCGCAGTATGCGCCCTCGATCGGTGCGCGGGTGAGCTACAATCGCGATAACGACGACATTACCCGCGTTTACACCGGCAAGCTGGATGAAGACTATACCGCATCGATCGGTGCCGGCATCAACCTAGACGTCTTTCAAGGCTTTGCCAACAAGGCGCGGGTCGAGCAGCAAAAAATTCAAAAACAACAGGCGCTGGAAGAATTGAAGGAAAGAAAGCGGCTGCTGGTGGCCGACATCAACGAGTTCTTTCTCGCCCTTCAGGCCTATATGGATATGATTAAAATCAACCAGGAAAATCTCAACGCCTACAAAGAAAACCTGCGGCTGCAGGAGGAAAAGCGGCGTGTCGGTGCAGGTACTGAGCTGGAAGTCATGCAGGCGCAGTTGATGGTCGTGCAGGCTCAGGAGGCGCTGGTCAGCGCTCAATACAATGCCCAGATTGCGCAGGCCTATCTTGCGGCGGCAATCGGTATCATCGAATAA
- a CDS encoding YIP1 family protein: MNSVSRVINAFAAPHAAFQAEQEKSLWYVPFVLFLVLTIAGTLIMRPLTQRIQEEKIVETMEKQGLPQEQIDEALERTRNMGAVMTIVPAVLIQTATFFIIAALWLFVANVILAGNVRYVQMLSVTAYSWLVVAVGMLIKAPIMTAKESINVHFSPAVILSNEDSFIYKLLAQFDLFNIWCFFLVTIGIAVMTGKKAQQVWPWTALFFLIYFLGAAAMQSAFGF; this comes from the coding sequence ATGAATTCGGTGAGTCGTGTGATTAATGCCTTTGCAGCGCCGCATGCCGCCTTTCAAGCGGAGCAAGAAAAGTCACTATGGTATGTTCCATTTGTACTTTTTCTTGTTCTGACAATTGCCGGCACGCTGATAATGCGGCCGCTGACGCAAAGAATTCAGGAAGAAAAAATAGTCGAAACCATGGAAAAGCAGGGCTTGCCGCAGGAGCAAATCGATGAGGCGCTCGAACGGACCAGAAACATGGGCGCGGTCATGACGATTGTACCGGCGGTGTTGATCCAGACGGCGACCTTTTTTATTATCGCCGCTTTGTGGCTCTTTGTTGCCAATGTCATTTTAGCCGGAAATGTGCGCTATGTACAAATGTTGAGCGTAACCGCCTACAGCTGGCTGGTGGTCGCCGTGGGCATGCTTATCAAGGCGCCGATCATGACGGCAAAAGAGAGCATCAACGTCCATTTTTCACCGGCCGTCATCCTTTCCAATGAGGATTCTTTTATTTACAAACTATTGGCGCAATTCGATCTGTTCAATATCTGGTGTTTTTTCCTGGTCACGATCGGTATTGCAGTGATGACCGGTAAAAAAGCGCAGCAGGTTTGGCCGTGGACCGCGCTCTTTTTCCTGATTTACTTTTTGGGCGCGGCGGCAATGCAGTCCGCTTTCGGATTTTAG
- a CDS encoding PorV/PorQ family protein, protein MNKAISLIAAVLVTAQAVFPEPFSRVGTSMAQFLKIPAGARGAALGGAYAAASEDVYAMAWNPAGIGRIQQRSLGGTYNRYFADITYSFIGLTLPVDRVSTLGFSGMFITTDPIEITTIAQPNGTGTYYDYNGMVLGVSYARWLTDRLTVGVTLKMVREAIYRESASTLAFDIGSQFDTGLYGIRLAMAVTNFGGKMRLDGPDLSATTDTNPQLAGNRNTKSRLATLDWPLPMIFRMGIMMDIVGGTSELFVSQQHRFTLIADANDPLDHFLRANLGLEYEWNSLFSLRAGHHFNYDKDTLGLTFGGGIKFHSGNSRLSLDYAYQDFGLLNSVHQYTLSIYF, encoded by the coding sequence ATGAACAAAGCCATATCGCTCATCGCCGCCGTCTTGGTGACGGCACAGGCGGTTTTTCCCGAGCCGTTTTCGCGCGTCGGCACTTCGATGGCTCAGTTTCTCAAGATACCGGCCGGAGCGAGGGGTGCGGCGCTGGGCGGCGCCTATGCCGCCGCTTCGGAAGATGTCTATGCCATGGCTTGGAATCCGGCCGGCATCGGCCGCATTCAGCAGCGCTCGCTGGGCGGCACTTACAACAGATATTTTGCCGACATCACCTACAGCTTTATCGGATTGACGCTGCCGGTGGACCGTGTATCCACGCTCGGATTTTCCGGCATGTTTATTACCACCGATCCGATCGAGATCACGACCATCGCGCAGCCGAACGGTACCGGCACCTATTATGATTACAACGGCATGGTTCTGGGCGTCTCTTATGCCCGTTGGTTGACCGATCGTTTAACCGTCGGCGTCACCCTAAAAATGGTGCGGGAGGCCATCTACCGTGAATCGGCGAGCACGTTGGCGTTTGACATCGGCTCTCAATTCGATACCGGACTCTACGGCATTCGTCTGGCCATGGCCGTAACCAATTTCGGCGGCAAAATGCGGCTCGACGGCCCTGACCTGTCGGCGACAACGGACACCAACCCGCAGCTGGCCGGCAATCGGAACACCAAAAGCCGACTCGCGACGCTTGATTGGCCTCTGCCGATGATTTTTCGGATGGGCATCATGATGGACATCGTTGGAGGCACAAGCGAGCTTTTTGTTTCCCAACAACATCGATTTACGCTGATTGCCGATGCCAACGATCCTCTTGATCACTTTTTGCGCGCAAATCTCGGACTTGAATACGAATGGAATTCGCTATTCTCCCTGCGGGCAGGCCACCATTTCAATTATGACAAAGATACGTTGGGGTTGACCTTCGGCGGGGGCATCAAATTTCATTCGGGAAATTCACGCCTTTCTTTGGATTATGCCTATCAAGACTTTGGCCTCCTCAACTCTGTCCATCAGTACACCCTTTCGATCTATTTTTAA